A genome region from Streptomyces sp. S4.7 includes the following:
- a CDS encoding SpoIIE family protein phosphatase produces MSRDTAQGDDAARALWDGRPPTVLLIEDDPGDALLVEELVADSEVPLRLTLARTLAEAVTALEAELPQCILLDLHLPDAQGLEALERVLVHSGGAAVVVLTGLAEERAGLAAVAAGAQDYLIKGRVEPDLFVRAIRYAMQRKHTEQAASALQTSRLRAQENARLERGLLPTPLLLDSTVAICARYQPGRSQALLGGDFYDVVQTPDGMTHAVVGDVSGHGPDEAALGVCLRVAWRSFVLAGARGQQLLTLLEQILVAERSGPEIFATLTCLTRSPAEEHMNLQRAGHPGVLIRSPESGVSLEEVPGGPVLGLLPGRATWPVTAVPVHRRGAVMMFTDGLIEGRIGAGHERLGEHGLLELARRHAHEPAEAFVDTLIHSAQTLAASGGGLADDVAVLHLEWNGAT; encoded by the coding sequence CCGCCCGCCCACGGTGCTGCTGATCGAGGACGACCCCGGTGACGCGCTCCTCGTCGAGGAACTCGTGGCGGACAGTGAGGTCCCGCTGCGGCTGACTCTCGCCAGGACGCTCGCGGAGGCGGTCACCGCGCTGGAGGCGGAGCTGCCGCAGTGCATCCTGCTCGACCTCCATCTGCCGGACGCGCAGGGACTGGAAGCCCTGGAGCGGGTCCTCGTCCACTCCGGCGGTGCGGCCGTGGTCGTGCTGACCGGGCTCGCCGAGGAGCGGGCCGGTCTCGCCGCCGTCGCCGCCGGGGCCCAGGACTATCTGATCAAGGGCCGGGTGGAGCCCGACCTGTTCGTCCGCGCGATCCGTTACGCGATGCAGCGCAAGCACACCGAGCAGGCGGCGTCCGCGCTCCAGACGAGCCGCCTGCGCGCCCAGGAGAACGCACGCCTGGAGCGCGGTCTGCTGCCCACTCCGCTGCTCCTGGACTCGACGGTCGCCATATGCGCCCGCTACCAGCCCGGCCGCTCCCAGGCGCTGCTCGGCGGCGACTTCTACGATGTCGTCCAGACGCCCGACGGCATGACCCACGCGGTCGTGGGTGACGTGTCCGGGCACGGGCCGGACGAGGCGGCGCTCGGGGTGTGCCTGCGCGTGGCGTGGCGTTCCTTCGTCCTGGCGGGCGCCCGGGGCCAGCAACTGCTCACCCTGCTCGAACAGATACTGGTCGCCGAGCGGTCCGGCCCGGAGATCTTCGCGACCCTCACCTGTCTGACCCGGTCGCCGGCCGAGGAGCACATGAACCTCCAGCGCGCCGGCCATCCCGGAGTGCTGATCCGCTCGCCCGAGTCCGGTGTGAGTCTGGAGGAGGTGCCGGGCGGCCCCGTGCTCGGGCTGCTGCCCGGCCGGGCGACCTGGCCGGTGACCGCCGTCCCCGTCCACCGGCGGGGCGCGGTGATGATGTTCACCGACGGGCTCATCGAGGGCCGGATCGGCGCCGGTCACGAGCGGCTGGGCGAGCACGGACTGCTGGAACTCGCGCGGCGCCACGCACACGAACCGGCGGAGGCGTTCGTCGACACGCTGATCCACTCCGCGCAGACCCTCGCGGCGAGCGGCGGTGGCCTGGCCGACGACGTAGCCGTGCTTCACCTCGAATGGAACGGTGCCACCTGA